From Brassica oleracea var. oleracea cultivar TO1000 chromosome C3, BOL, whole genome shotgun sequence, a single genomic window includes:
- the LOC106328026 gene encoding elongator complex protein 3 has protein sequence MATAVVMNGESKKQPRPGRGGFEGRGLTEEEARVRAISEIVSTMIERSHRNENVDLNAIKTQACRKYGLARAPKLVEMIAALPDSERETLLPKLRAKPVRTASGIAVVAVMSKPHRCPHIATTGNICVYCPGGPDSDFEYSTQSYTGYEPTSMRAIRARYNPYVQARSRIDQLKRLGHSVDKVEFILMGGTFMSLPAEYRDFFIRNLHDALSGHTSANVEEAVAYSEHSATKCIGMTIETRPDYCLGPHLRQMLTYGCTRLEIGVQSTYEDVARDTNRGHTVAAVADCFCLAKDAGFKVVAHMMPDLPNVGVERDMESFKEFFESPSFRADGLKIYPTLVIRGTGLYELWKTGRYRNYPPEQLVDIVARILSMVPPWTRVYRVQRDIPMPLVTSGVEKGNLRELALARMDDLGLKCRDVRTREAGIQDIHHKIKPEQVELVRRDYTANQGWETFLSYEDTRQDILVGLLRLRKCGKNVTCPELMGKCSVVRELHVYGTAVPVHGREADKLQHQGYGTLLMEEAERIARREHRSNKIGVISGVGTRHYYRKLGYELEGPYMVKHLL, from the exons ATGGCGACGGCGGTAGTGATGAACGGCGAATCGAAAAAGCAACCACGGCCAGGTCGCGGCGGCTTCGAAGGCCGTGGACTAACGGAGGAAGAAGCTAGAGTTCGCGCCATATCGGAGATCGTCAGCACGATGATCGAGCGCTCCCACCGCAACGAGAATGTGGACCTAAACGCGATTAAAACCCAGGCTTGCCGGAAATACGGCCTAGCGCGAGCGCCGAAGCTAGTGGAGATGATAGCGGCGCTGCCTGATTCGGAGAGAGAGACTCTCCTCCCGAAGCTCCGTGCTAAACCGGTCCGAACCGCTTCAGGAATCGCGGTGGTGGCGGTTATGTCGAAACCGCACAGGTGCCCTCACATAGCGACGACGGGGAATATATGCGTGTATTGTCCAGGTGGACCTGATTCTGACTTCGAGTATAGTACTCAGTCTTACACTGGATATGAGCCTACCAGCATGCGAGCTATTCGTGCCAG GTATAATCCATATGTTCAAGCAAGGAGCAGGATAGACCAGCTGAAGCGGTTGGGTCACAGTGTAGATAAG GTTGAGTTCATTTTGATGGGAGGTACTTTTATGTCCCTGCCTGCTGAGTACAGGGATTTCTTCATACGGAACCTTCATGATGCTTTGTCTGGACACACTTCTGCCAATGTTGAAGAAGCAGTTGCTTACTCTGAACATAGTGCAACCAAATGCATTGGCATGACGATCGAAAC GAGGCCAGATTACTGTCTTGGACCTCACCTAAGACAAATGCTGACGTATGGTTGCACCCGACTAGAGATCGGTGTCCAGAGCACATATGAAGATGTTGCCCGTGACACAAATAGAGGTCATACTGTTGCTGCGGTAGCCGACTGCTTCTGCTTGGCTAAAGATGCTGGTTTCAAG GTGGTTGCACATATGATGCCTGATCTTCCTAATGTTGGGGTTGAGAGAGACATGGAAAGTTTCAAGGAGTTTTTCGAGAGTCCGTCATTTAGAGCGGATGGGTTAAAAATATATCCTACCCTTGTGATACGTGGAACTGGCCTTTACGAATTATGGAAAACTGGGAG GTACCGAAACTATCCACCTGAGCAACTTGTGGATATAGTTGCAAGGATTCTCTCCATGGTACCTCCATGGACACGTGTTTATAGAGTTCAGCGTGATATTCCTATGCCTCTGGTTACGTCGGGGGTTGAAAAAGGAAATCTCCGTGAGCTGGCTCTGGCAAGAATGGATGATTTGGGCCTTAAATGCCGTGATGTTCGTACTCGTGAAGCTGGAATTCAG GACATTCATCACAAAATCAAGCCAGAACAAGTAGAGCTTGTTCGTCGTGATTACACTGCAAACCAAGGTTGGGAGACATTCCTTTCATATGAAGATACACGCCAG GACATTCTTGTTGGGTTATTACGTTTGCGTAAATGTGGTAAGAACGTAACTTGTCCAGAACTCATGGGAAAGTGTTCTGTTGTCCGTGAGCTTCACGTGTATGGAACTGCTGTACCAGTTCATGGTCGGGAGGCTGATAAGTTGCAACATCAG GGGTACGGAACACTTCTGATGGAAGAGGCAGAGAGGATTGCTAGAAGAGAACATCGATCTAACAAAATCGGTGTGATTTCAGGTGTGGGAACCCGACATTACTACAGAAAGTTGGGTTATGAATTGGAAGGTCCTTACATGGTGAAGCATCTTCTTTGA
- the LOC106334664 gene encoding probable aspartyl aminopeptidase gives MANTTSLVSDFLSFLNASPTAFHAVDESKRRLRHAGYEQISERDDWKLEAGKKYFFTRNYSTIVAFAVGKKYEAGNGFHIIGAHTDSPCLKLKPVSKVTKGGCLEVGVQTYGGGLWYTWFDRDLTVAGRVIVKEDKAGSVSYSHRLVRIEDPIMRIPTLAIHLDRNVNSEGFKPNTQTHLVPILATAIKAELNKVPAEGGEEDGGKKCTESSSKSKHHPLLMEIIANALGCNPDEICEFELQVCDTQPSILGGAAKEFIFSGRLDNLCMSFCSLKALIDATSSGSDLEEESGVRMVALFDHEEVGSNSAQGAGSPVMIDAMSHITSCFSSDAKVLKKAIQKSLLVSADMAHALHPNFMDKHEENHQPKMHGGLVIKHNANQRYATNAVTSFVFREIAEKHNLPVQDFVVRNDMGCGSTIGPILASSVGIRTVDVGAPQLSMHSIREMCAADDVKHSYEHFKAFFQEFTHLDAKLTVDV, from the exons ATGGCGAATACGACCTCCCTCGTCTCCGATTTCCTCTCCTTTCTCAACGCTTCTCCCACCGCTTTTCACGCCGTCG ATGAGTCAAAGAGGCGGCTACGACACGCTGGCTATGAACAGATTTCCGAGAGAGATGACTGGAAACTCGAAGCCGGCAAAAAGTATTTCTTCACAAGGAACTACTCCACCATCGTTGCTTTTGCTGTTGGCAAAAA ATACGAAGCTGGAAACGGATTCCATATAATAGGTGCTCACACTGATAGCCCTTGCCTCAAACTCAAGCCTGTTTCTAAGGTAACCAAAGGTGGATGCTTGGAGGTTGGTGTTCAGACTTATGGAGGTGGCCTTTGGTACACCTGGTTTGATCGTGACCTGACTGTTGCTGGACGTGTTATTGTCAAAGAGGACAAGGCGGGTTCTGTCTCTTATTCTCATCGTCTTGTCAGGATTGAGGATCCTATCATGAGGATTCCTACCTTGGCCATTCACTTGGACAG GAATGTGAACAGTGAAGGTTTTAAGCCAAACACTCAGACGCACCTTGTTCCAATACTCGCAACGGCTATCAAG GCGGAGCTCAATAAAGTGCCAGCAGAAGGTGGTGAAGAGGATGGAGGAAAAAAGTGTACTGAAAGTAGTTCAAAATCAAAGCATCACCCACTTCTAATGGAG ATCATTGCAAATGCACTGGGTTGTAATCCTGATGAGATATGCGAATTTGAGCTGCAAGTATGTGACACTCAGCCAAGCATTCTAGGTGGTGCAGCAAAAGAATTTATTTTCTCAGGAAGGCTGGACAATCTTTGCATGTCATTTTGCTCTCTAAAG GCACTTATAGATGCAACGTCCTCTGGAAGTGACCTAGAGGAAGAAAGTGGAGTAAGAATGGTGGCATTATTTGATCACGAAGAAGTTGGTTCCAACTCAGCGCAAGGAGCTGGATCCCCTGTCATGATTGATGCTATGTCACACATCACAAGTTGCTTCAGCTCTGACGCTAAG GTGCTCAAGAAAGCGATTCAAAAAAGCTTGCTTGTGTCCGCTGACATGGCTCATGCTTTACATCCAAACTTTATG GACAAACACGAAGAGAATCATCAACCAAAGATGCATGGAGGGCTTGTCATCAAGCACAATGCAAATCAACGTTACGCAACCAATGCAGTAACTTCGTTTGTGTTCAGAGAGATAGCAGAGAAACATAATCTCCCTGTCCAG GATTTTGTGGTACGTAATGATATGGGTTGCGGATCAACCATTGGTCCAATCCTAGCAAGCAGTGTGGGGATAAGGACGGTTGATGTTGGAGCTCCACAGCTCTCGATGCATAGCATCCGGGAGATGTGTGCTGCGGACGACGTGAAGCATTCATACGAGCACTTCAAAGCTTTCTTCCAAGAGTTCACTCACCTTGACGCCAAACTCACTGTCGACGTTTGA
- the LOC106334666 gene encoding adenylate kinase 3 yields MANSSVDMEDIQTVDLMSELLRRMKCASKPDKRLVFIGPPGSGKGTQSPVIKDEFCLCHLSTGDMLRAAVAAKSPLGVKAKEAMDKGELVSDDLVVGIMDEAMNRPKCQKGFILDGFPRTVTQAEKLDEMLNRRGAQIDKVLNFAIDDSVLEERITGRWIHPSSGRSYHTKFAPPKVPGVDDVTGEPLIQRKDDNADVLRSRLDAFHKQTQPVIDYYAKKGNLVNIPAEKAPEEVTKVVKKVVSA; encoded by the exons ATGGCGAATAGCAGTGTAGATATGGAAGACATTCAGACAGTCGATCTCATGTCAGAGCTCCTCCGTCGCATGAAGTGTGCCTCTAAACCTGACAAACGTCTCGTTTTCATCG GCCCACCTGGTTCAGGAAAAGGTACGCAGTCTCCGGTCATAAAGGATGAGTTCTGCTTGTGCCATTTGTCTACCGGTGACATGCTTAGAGCTGCTGTTGCTGCTAAGTCCCCTCTTGGTGTCAAGGCGAAGGAAGCTATGGACAAG GGAGAGCTTGTTTCTGATGATTTGGTTGTTGGTATCATGGATGAAGCAATGAACAGACCCAAATGTCAGAAAGGTTTCATTCTTGATGGCTTCCCTAGGACCGTCACACAAGCTGAGAAG CTTGATGAGATGCTTAATAGAAGAGGAGCTCAGATTGACAAAGTGCTTAATTTTGCAATCGATGATTCGGTTCTTGAAGAAAGAATTACTGGAAGGTGGATTCACCCTTCAAGTGGAAGGAGCTATCATACCAAATTCGCACCTCCTAAAGTTCCTGGAGTCGATGAT GTGACTGGAGAGCCATTGATTCAACGTAAAGATGACAATGCGGATGTTCTTAGGTCAAGGCTGGATGCATTCCACAAGCAGACGCAACCG GTTATTGACTACTACGCGAAGAAGGGGAATCTGGTGAACATACCAGCAGAGAAGGCTCCGGAAGAGGTTACCAAAGTGGTGAAGAAGGTTGTGTCTGCATGA
- the LOC106328926 gene encoding receptor-like protein 12 — protein sequence MSTSHMTLSFLVLFIFKFQDVTAFATTARHLCRPGQRNVLLEFKKVFEIRRSSSKLCNINGRIVGSYPKTESWGNNSDCCYWSGVTCDAKSKDVIKLDLSCSCLHGRFHSNTSLVRLQNLPSLKTLDLSNNYLYGQVPSSIGKLSRLTSLSLSNNRFSGEILPSVENIPRLSFLRLSNNLFSGQIRLWIGNFSHLTFLDLSSNHFAGQIPFSIGVLSQLTSLSLSDNQFSGQIPTSLGNLSHLTSLDFSSNQFSGQIPSSLGKLSHLTYLQLFDNQFSDQIPSSVGNLSHLTSLHFSHNQFSGQIPSSIGKLSRLTSLDCCENSLVGRIPSSFSRLNQLTNLVVNSNKLSGKFPIALLNLTKLSHLSLSNNRFTGTLPPNITTSLSNLEFISAYDNAFVGPLPSSLFNLPALTSIYLTNNQLEGSLKFGNTSSPSSKLRVLSLGSNKFKGPIPSSISKLANLEVLDISHWNSHVDFSIFSLLRSLQRLYLSHLRATPRIDLSAILSCFKSLDLLDLSGNHVFLATNKTTVSDLLPSVVISNLNLSGCGITEFPELLRTQTLLQTLDISNNEIKGQVPGWLWMLPNLGYLDLSNNTFIGFETSTIRKLSSVLGHLFGSNNNFSGEVPSLVCELHSLRTLDLSNNNFSGSIPLCMGNLKSTLSVLNVRQNRLSGCLPGNAFESLRSFDVGHNQLVGKLPRSLVNFSALEVLNVESNMINDTFPFWLNSLQELKVLVLRSNAFHGPVHQAAFLKLQIIDISHNHFSGILPSDYFVNWRKMSSRESETNEDGSNLNYIGEGYYHDSMVLMNKGIKMELVRILEIYTALDFSGNRLEGEIPKSIGLLKELHVLNLSNNSFTGHIPSSMENLTALESLDVSQNNISGEIPQELGKLSYLAYMNFSHNQLVGLVPGGTQFRRQACSSFKDNSGLFGPALDEDCSDIHTPSSPPYETLEVEEEEEEEEDVFCWIAGAIGFVLGLAIGCILVCYKTEWFTTPFGRNKHTSRSTPTR from the coding sequence ATGAGTACTAGCCATATGACACTTTCTTTTCTCGTCTTGTTCATTTTCAAATTTCAAGACGTGACTGCGTTCGCTACAACAGCAAGACACTTGTGTCGTCCGGGACAAAGGAATGTGCTTCTTGAATTCAAGAAAGTGTTTGAGATTCGGAGGTCTTCTTCGAAGCTTTGTAATATTAACGGTCGCATAGTAGGCTCATATCCGAAGACAGAGTCATGGGGAAATAACAGCGACTGTTGTTATTGGAGTGGTGTCACGTGTGATGCCAAGTCTAAAGATGTGATCAAGCTAGACCTCAGTTGCAGCTGCCTCCACGGCCGGTTTCATTCCAATACCAGTCTTGTTAGGCTTCAAAACCTTCCTTCTCTTAAAACTCTGGACCTTTCTAATAATTATTTATATGGTCAAGTCCCGTCCTCAATTGGGAAACTCTCTCGTCTCACCTCTCTTTCTCTTTCCAATAACCGTTTTTCGGGTGAGATTCTACCTTCAGTTGAAAATATTCCTCGTCTCTCCTTTCTCCGTCTTTCGAACAATCTGTTTTCGGGTCAGATTCGGTTATGGATTGGAAACTTTTCTCATCTCACGTTTCTTGACCTTTCCTCTAATCATTTCGCTGGTCAAATTCCATTTTCAATAGGAGTCCTTTCACAACTCACGTCTCTCAGTCTTTCTGATAATCAATTTTCAGGTCAGATTCCAACTTCACTTGGAAATCTTTCACACCTCACCTCTCTCGATTTCTCTAGTAATCAGTTTTCGGGTCAGATTCCGTCTTCACTTGGAAAACTTTCACATCTCACCTATCTCCAACTTTTTGACAATCAGTTTTCAGATCAAATACCTTCTTCGGTTGGAAACCTTTCTCATCTCACCTCTCTCCATTTTTCTCATAATCAGTTTTCAGGCCAAATCCCATCCTCAATTGGAAAGCTCTCTCGTTTAACTTCTCTCGACTGTTGCGAGAACAGTCTGGTTGGTCGAATCCCATCTTCTTTTTCACGTTTGAACCAGTTGACCAACTTGGTTGTTAATTCCAACAAGCTCAGTGGTAAATTTCCTATTGCACTACTAAATTTGACGAAGCTATCCCACTTGTCACTCTCCAACAACCGATTCACTGGAACTCTTCCTCCAAACATCACTACTTCACTATCCAACTTGGAGTTTATTTCAGCTTATGACAACGCTTTCGTTGGACCCCTCCCTTCTTCTCTCTTCAACCTCCCCGCTCTGACATCTATTTATTTGACAAATAACCAACTCGAAGGATCTCTCAAGTTTGGGAATACATCTTCACCATCATCTAAGCTACGAGTGTTAAGCCTCGGCAGTAATAAATTTAAGGGTCCAATCCCGAGTTCCATTTCCAAGCTAGCCAATCTTGAGGTGCTCGACATCTCCCATTGGAACTCCCATGTTGACTTTAGTATCTTCTCGCTTCTCAGGTCGCTCCAACGTCTTTACTTATCCCATCTGAGGGCAACGCCTAGGATTGACTTGAGTGCAATTTTGTCATGTTTCAAGTCTCTCGATTTGTTAGATCTCTCAGGAAACCATGTTTTTTTAGCCACAAACAAAACTACGGTTTCAGATCTTCTTCCCTCGGTAGTGATAAGTAATTTGAACCTGTCAGGCTGCGGTATTACCGAATTTCCAGAGCTTCTAAGAACACAGACACTACTGCAGACTCTGGACATTTCCAACAACGAGATTAAAGGCCAAGTTCCTGGTTGGTTATGGATGCTACCAAATCTTGGTTACTTGGATCTCTCCAACAACACTTTCATTGGTTTTGAAACATCAACGATCCGCAAACTATCATCTGTCCTGGGGCACCTGTTTGGCTCCAATAACAATTTCTCCGGAGAAGTTCCTTCTCTCGTATGTGAGTTGCACTCTCTAAGAACCCTCGATTTATCGAACAACAACTTCAGTGGCTCAATCCCTCTCTGTATGGGAAACCTCAAGAGTACTCTTTCAGTTCTGAACGTGCGTCAGAATCGTCTTAGTGGATGTCTTCCAGGGAATGCATTTGAAAGTCTAAGGTCGTTTGACGTGGGTCATAACCAACTAGTTGGAAAGCTTCCGAGATCGTTGGTCAATTTCTCCGCTCTCGAAGTTCTAAACGTGGAAAGCAACATGATCAATGACACGTTTCCGTTCTGGTTGAATTCTCTACAAGAGCTGAAAGTTCTTGTCCTACGCTCCAATGCGTTCCATGGACCAGTCCATCAAGCCGCGTTCCTTAAGCTGCAGATCATCGACATATCACATAATCATTTCAGTGGGATTCTGCCATCAGATTATTTTGTGAACTGGAGGAAAATGTCATCACGTGAGAGTGAGACGAACGAAGATGGGTCCAATCTAAATTACATTGGGGAAGGTTATTACCATGATTCCATGGTTTTGATGAATAAAGGGATAAAGATGGAGCTGGTCCGCATTCTAGAGATCTACACAGCACTCGACTTCTCCGGAAACAGACTCGAAGGAGAGATTCCAAAGTCCATCGGGTTATTGAAAGAGCTTCACGTGCTCAACTTGTCAAACAATTCTTTCACTGGCCACATCCCATCATCTATGGAAAACCTGACAGCTCTTGAGTCGCTCGACGTTTCTCAAAACAATATTTCAGGAGAAATCCCACAGGAGTTAGGGAAACTGTCGTACCTTGCGTACATGAACTTTTCCCATAACCAGCTTGTAGGTCTAGTGCCAGGAGGCACTCAATTTCGAAGGCAGGCTTGCTCTTCTTTCAAAGACAATTCAGGACTTTTTGGTCCTGCTCTTGACGAAGATTGCAGTGATATCCACACGCCCTCATCGCCACCATATGAAACGCTAGAGGTAGAGGAAGAAGAAGAAGAAGAAGAAGATGTGTTTTGTTGGATTGCAGGTGCAATTGGATTTGTACTTGGATTAGCGATTGGATGCATATTGGTTTGTTACAAAACAGAGTGGTTCACGACTCCTTTTGGACGAAACAAACACACAAGCAGAAGCACACCAACTCGTTAG
- the LOC106328503 gene encoding uncharacterized protein LOC106328503 yields MATSVLNRATTLAKSSESGEDSSYSTRRSIPRRHRSLSRFSHRTPDPNADATPMRKGKFVNTVRGSGFGEISLDDLAVEFFESFSSESGLSSSERGRSGSRKFSGGGGGVGDAAAHSQRRGRSVSRAGSSGNGGLRRLDADTESSRRRRSLSRNQSTREITGKSGGLDTGRSNSSRRRSVSRQPPRERVNSGENAIRGRAIGADRGKENSRRQRSLSVVRRRIDNSESDGDQVQHSSNSSDLKKSVMSGKSLNGGSGKPAASDHRQGPRRSLSQNPIKYHDGYSSHSSAVTDDEGKESSSIKHGAERIIRTVYAQNKVTPKKRESLGNSEYGSQRKSHDDHHAAISTFTKGYATKLQESEERKRDLLAEIMLEEQRGRELSVNLKELLIENSSVADEKPSRMRKRSKDRSRRSSMCLTDEAEQFIDEFISNIEDTDFSSFEDEKSESSSSFGLVKSQSSQSTTVPKSVPVEMDGVMLPWLQWETPDDTSAALTCLNKLPHTPNAKLFVWESDPSQDASTGQGTSNGTISSRGSWSPYESATKTVSPLRRLKIDVSDYLKRPKSADILNETWKLRHRISSGNLVLSSRSLI; encoded by the exons ATGGCGACTTCCGTTCTCAATCGAGCGACCACACTAGCTAAATCTTCCGAGAGCGGCGAGGACTCCTCTTACTCAACACGGAGGTCCATCCCCAGGAGGCACCGGAGCTTGAGCCGTTTCTCCCACCGTACGCCGGATCCAAACGCCGACGCGACTCCGATGAGAAAAGGAAAATTCGTAAACACCGTGAGAGGTTCCGGATTCGGCGAAATCAGCCTCGACGACTTGGCCGTCGAGTTTTTCGAGTCCTTCTCCAGCGAGAGCGGGCTCAGCAGCAGCGAAAGAGGACGATCTGGCTCGAGGAAGTTCAGCGGCGGAGGAGGAGGAGTAGGAGACGCGGCGGCGCATTCGCAGAGGCGCGGGCGGTCTGTATCTAGGGCTGGCTCTAGTGGTAACGGTGGCTTACGGAGGTTGGATGCGGACACCGAAAGCTCGAGACGGCGGAGGTCGTTGTCTAGAAATCAGTCGACGAGAGAAATTACCGGTAAGAGTGGTGGATTAGATACGGGAAGGAGCAATTCGAGCCGGCGACGGTCGGTGTCTAGACAACCGCCGCGGGAGAGGGTTAACTCCGGCGAGAATGCAATTAGGGGTAGGGCAATTGGGGCAGATCGGGGAAAGGAAAATTCGAGGCGGCAACGGTCGCTTTCTGTTGTCCGCCGCCGGATTGACAATTCCGAG AGTGATGGAGATCAAGTGCAGCATTCAAGCAATTCAAGCGACTTGAAGAAGAGTGTCATGAGTGGAAAGAGTCTAAATGGTGGGTCTGGCAAACCTGCAGCTTCGGATCACAGACAAGGTCCTAGGAGGTCTCTTAGTCAAAATCCAATCAAATATCATGATGGCTACTCT AGTCATTCTTCTGCAGTCACAGATGATGAAGGAAAGGAGTCCAGCTCGATCAAACATGGAGCTGAGAGGATAATTAGGACCGTTTATGCCCAAAATAAG GTAACACCTAAGAAAAGAGAATCTTTGGGAAACTCTGAGTATGGTTCCCAGCGAAAATCCCATGATGATCACCATGCTGCTATATCCACATTTACGAAAGGTTATGCAACAAAATTGCAAGAG TCTGAGGAGCGCAAGCGAGATTTGTTGGCCGAGATAATGTTGGAGGAGCAGCGTGGTAGGGAGCTCTCTGTGAACTTGAAAGAGTTGCTCATTGAAAATAGCTCTGTAGCTGATGAAAAGCCTTCAAGGATGCGGAAG AGGAGCAAGGACCGGAGCAGGAGGTCGTCCATGTGTTTGACAGATGAAGCAGAGCAATTCATCGACGAATTCATTTCGAACATAGAAGACACAGACTTTTCATCATTTGAAGATGAGAAGAGCGAAAGTAGTTCAAGTTTCGGGTTGGTCAAATCACAAAGCTCTCAAAGCACCACTGTTCCAAAGAGTGTTCCTGTTGAAATGGACGGTGTTATGCTTCCTTGGTTGCAATGGGAAACGCCAGATGACACTTCTGCTGCACTGACATGCCTTAACAAGTTACCCCACACGCCAAATGCAAAACTTTTTGTATGGGAATCTGATCCATCTCAG GATGCATCGACAGGGCAAGGGACGAGCAATGGTACCATAAGTAGCAGAGGAAGTTGGAGCCCGTATGAGTCAGCCACAAAGACTGTGAGTCCCTTGAGAAGACTAAAGATAGATGTGTCTGACTATCTGAAGCGACCTAAAAGTGCGGATATTCTAAATGAGACGTGGAAGCTAAGGCACAGAATCAGTTCAGGAAATCTTGTCCTCTCTAGCCGCTCATTGATCTAA
- the LOC106328787 gene encoding DNA repair protein RadA homolog, with amino-acid sequence MSIPNMNSLRCFYTRANSLLLLRSSFSPVTIPVRRLSSVFDSLSNQTVSSISDVDTKTQASPGIAKGAISSRGEDKPEEKHRSGRGWDPGEVVMNKKKGKVKTSWVCESCGHSEGQWWGSCRACNKVGTMRRFSEGPESRASGGGGASGRGGGSEGAGLAWLPEHGVAQPLKLSSVIDGITHQQWRISLPGLFGNEVGRVLGGGLAPGSLILIGGDPGIGKSTLLLQIASIIADGNDLAQPAPVLYVSGEESVDQIGSRADRMKIETDELYLFSSSDLQDILTKAHRLSPRALIIDSIQTVYLKEVTGSAGGLTQVKECTSTLLRFAKKSNVPVFLVGHVTKAGDIAGPRVLEHIVDVVLYMEGEEHSTYRLLRSVKNRFGSTDELGVFEMSQAGLEVVSNPSGIYLSQQNTDSDVLAGLAVAVVMDGSRSFLIEVQALCATGSTVSRHVNGVQASRADMIIAVLMKQAGLRIQESGIFLNVANGMALSETAGDLAIAAAICSSFLEFPIPHGVAFIGEIGLGGEIRTVPRMEKRVSTVAKLGFTKCVVPKSVEKSLKSLGLKEIEIIGCKNLKELINSVFRG; translated from the exons ATGTCAATCCCAAATATGAATAGCTTGAGATGCTTCTACACTCGAGCCAACTCTCTCCTCCTCCTCCGATCTTCCTTCTCTCCGGTCACGATCCCCGTCCGCCGCCTCTCCTCCGTTTTCGACTCCCTCTCCAATCAAACCGTCAGCTCCATCTCAGACGTCGATACAAAGACACAGGCTTCACCCGGAATCGCAAAAGGCGCGATTTCGAGCAGAGGAGAAGACAAACCGGAGGAGAAGCACAGAAGTGGTCGGGGATGGGATCCGGGTGAAGTGGTTATGAACAAGAAGAAAGGCAAAGTGAAGACTTCCTGGGTTTGTGAGAGCTGTGGGCACTCGGAAGGGCAATGGTGGGGAAGCTGCCGCGCTTGCAACAAAGTTGGGACCATGCGGCGTTTCTCTGAAGGTCCTGAGTCACGTGCAAGTGGTGGTGGTGGAGCTAGTGGCCGCGGCGGCGGCTCGGAAGGTGCTGGTTTGGCATGGTTACCTGAGCATGGAGTTGCGCAGCCACTCAAATTGAGTTCTGTTATTGATGGGATTACTCATCAGCAATGGAGAATTTCTTT GCCAGGACTGTTTGGGAATGAAGTTGGGAGAGTGCTTGGTGGTGGTCTTGCACCAG GTTCGCTGATTTTGATCGGTGGTGACCCTGGTATTGGTAAGAGTACCTTGTTATTGCAG ATTGCATCTATAATTGCTGACGGGAATGATTTGGCCCAACCAGCACCCGTCTTGTATGTCTCTGGTGAAGAG AGTGTCGACCAAATAGGAAGTCGAGCTGACAGGATGAAAATTGAAACAGACGAGCTCTACCTGTTTTCCAGCTCTGATCTTCAG GATATTTTAACGAAAGCTCATCGGCTCTCTCCGCGAGCTCTCATCATTGATTCAATTCAAACGGTTTATCTAAAAGAGGTGACTGGAAGCGCTGGTGGTCTCACACAG GTTAAAGAGTGCACATCAACATTGCTGCGTTTTGCTAAGAAATCAAATGTCCCTGTTTTCTTG GTTGGACATGTTACAAAAGCGGGAGATATTGCAGGACCTCGTGTTTTGGAGCACATAGTAGATGTTGTGTTGTACATGGAG GGTGAAGAACATTCAACTTACCGCTTGCTTCGATCTGTGAAGAATCGGTTTGGGTCGACTGATGAA CTTGGAGTTTTTGAAATGTCGCAAGCCGGGCTTGAAGTGGTCTCAAACCCTAGTGGCATATATCTTAGTCAACAGAACACAGATTCAGATGTTTTAGCTGGATTAGCTGTAGCAGTTGTTATGGATGGATCTCGGAGTTTCCTCATTGAAGTTCAG GCGTTGTGTGCGACTGGCTCAACAGTTTCAAGGCATGTCAATGGTGTTCAAGCAAGCAGAGCTGACATGATAATTGCG GTTCTTATGAAGCAAGCTGGACTTAGGATTCAGGAATCT GGTATCTTTCTGAACGTTGCTAACGGGATGGCTCTCTCTGAGACTGCTGGTGACCTTGCAATAGCAGCAGCAATTTGTAGCAG TTTCTTGGAGTTTCCAATTCCTCACGGTGTGGCATTCATCGGCGAGATTGGTCTTGGAGGCGAAATTCGCACG GTACCAAGAATGGAGAAAAGGGTAAGTACGGTGGCAAAGCTAGGTTTCACCAAATGTGTGGTTCCCAAATCAGTGGAGAAGTCACTAAAATCGCTAGGTTTGAAAGAGATTGAGATCATTGGGTGCAAGAATCTGAAAGAGTTGATCAATTCTGTGTTTAGGGGATAA